From one Paramormyrops kingsleyae isolate MSU_618 chromosome 1, PKINGS_0.4, whole genome shotgun sequence genomic stretch:
- the ppp4r1 gene encoding serine/threonine-protein phosphatase 4 regulatory subunit 1 isoform X1 → MADLSLLQEDSQEEIDGFGVDDYSSESDIIIIPSALDFVSQDEMLTPLGRLDKYLTSENIFNRQMVARSLLDTLKAVSEDERDCIAVLERVSRLADDSEPTVRAELMEQVPHIAIFCQENRPSIPFAFSKYLLPIVVRYLADQNNQVRKTSQAALLVLLEQELIERVDIESQICPVLVDLTAPDSNDDVKTEAMAIICKMAPMVGKDITERLFLPRFCEMCCDCRMFHVRKVCAANFGDMCSVVGGEATEELLLPRFFQLCSDNVWGVRKACAECFMAVSSATSQDVRRTKLSSLFINLISDPSRWVRQAAFQSLGPFISTFASPSSAGQYFREEGGDGTRTCPPSSGEASETAVSKPPVSLNAEAASDQQGATLSLDSDCSLDLTQEYPYSEVPDHQPHCDVEAPGCCRTEESSVDLGVEGGGEQAAEALASDISCDAEAEPDPDPDPDPVFGDVDGGEASYLDAVENTTIAEDRDTAAPAEAVPGAVPEQELYNSFHYWRTPIPNIDIDLELQEDQGPERASTSPPGHQGAPSLGRKELEEMIENLEPHIDDPDVKAQVDVLTAALRVAALDCHLAGVVPELRDAARGRGGPFGAHAVPLITDAADIQNHEPTLTIRHSDDSELSDSPSPEEKKSKRQDVVPQALLDQYLSMTDPSRAQTVDMEIAKHCAYSLPGVALTLGRQNWHCLRDTYETLASDMQWKVRRTLAFSIHELALILGDQLTAADLVPIFNSFLKDLDEVRIGVLKHLYDFLKLLHQDTRRKYLYQLQEFLVTDNSRNWRFRSELAEQLVLLLELYSGQDVYDYLRPLAFSLCTDRVSSVRWIAYKLVSEIIRKLSSDPPLVADFMVELVDKFCHSPKWSGRQAFASVCQLVIEDDCVSLEQFSEHLLAPLLQLASDPVPNVRVLLAKTIRQSLLEREYFLHSANSHQEALEQALVALQTDLDKDVKYFASVHPGSTRISEDAMSTASSTY, encoded by the exons ATGGCGG attTATCTTTGCTTCAGGAAGATTCTCAGGAGGAAATTGACGGAT TTGGTGTGGATGACTACAGCTCGGAGTCTGACATCATCATTATCCCTTCAGCGTTGGACTTCGTATCGCAAGATGAGATGCTGACACCCTTGGGCCGATTGGACAAATACCTTACCAGTGAGAATATTTTTAACAG GCAAATGGTGGCTCGAAGTTTGCTAGACACCCTGAAGGCAGTGAGCGAGGACGAGAGAGACTGCATCGCTGTGCTGGAGCGGGTCAGCAGGCTGGCGGACGACTCGG AGCCCACGGTGCGGGCCGAGCTGATGGAGCAGGTGCCTCACATCGCCATCTTCTGCCAGGAGAACAGACCCTCCATCCCCTTCGCCTTCTCCAAGTACCTGCTGCCCATAGTGGTGAGATACCTGGCTGACCAGAACAACCAG gtgaggAAAACGAGCCAGGCTGCACTTCTGGTGTTGCTGGAGCAGGAGCTTATCGAGCGTGTCGACATCGAGAGCCAGATCTGCCCTGTACTGGTAGACCTTACGGCCCCAGATAGCAACGATGACGTCAAGACTGAAGCCATGGCG ATCATCTGCAAGATGGCGCCCATGGTGGGGAAGGACATCACAGAGCGCCTCTTCCTGCCGCGGTTCTGTGAGATGTGCTGCGACTGCCGCATGTTCCACGTGCGCAAG GTGTGCGCAGCCAATTTTGGGGACATGTGCAGCGTGGTTGGGGGTGAGGCGACCGAGGAGCTGCTG TTGCCCCGCTTCTTCCAGCTCTGCTCCGACAACGTGTGGGGTGTCCGCAAGGCTTGTGCAGAGTGCTTCATGGCCGTCTCCTCCGCCACCTCTCAGGACGTGCGCCGCACCAAGCTGTCCTCACTCTTCATCAACCTCATCAGCGACCCGTCCCGCTGG GTGCGACAGGCCGCCTTCCAGTCCCTTGGCCCGTTCATCTCCACATTTGCCAGCCCCTCCAGTGCTGGCCAGTACTTCAGGGAAGAGGGGGGGGATGGCACACGCACCTGTCCCCCCAGCAG TGGGGAAGCTTCAGAGACTGCAGTGAGCAAGCCTCCAGTCAGTCTAAATGCAGAGGCAGCCTCCGATCAGCAGGGGGCGACGTTGAGCCTGGACTCGGACTGCTCGCTGGATCTCACCCAGGAATACCCCTACTCGGAGGTGCCAGATCACCAGCCCCACTGTGATGTGGAGGCACCAGGCTGCTGCAGGACGGAGGAGAGCAGTGTGGACCTTGGGGTGGAGGGTGGAGGGGAGCAGGCAGCTGAGGCTCTAGCGTCGGACATCTCGTGCGACGCGGAGGCTGAGCCAGATCCGGATCCTGACCCAGATCCGGTTTTTGGGGATGTTGATGGGGGTGAGGCCTCTTACTTGGATGCGGTGGAGAATACGACCATAGCAGAGGATCGGGATACGGCCGCCCCTGCCGAGGCGGTCCCGGGGGCCGTCCCTGAACAGGAGCTCTACAACTCCTTCCATTACTGGAGGACTCCTATCCCCAACATTGACATAGACCTGGAGTTACAGGAGGATCAGGGCCCAGAGCGAGCAAGCACCAGCCCACCTGGGCACCAAGGGGCCCCTTCCCTCGGCCGGAAGGAGCTCGAGGAGATGATTGAGAACCTTGAGCCGCACATAGACGATCCCGACGTGAAAG CACAAGTGGATGTGCTGACGGCTGCCCTCCGGGTCGCGGCGCTGGACTGCCACCTGGCAGGGGTGGTGCCAGAGCTCCGGGACGCTGCCCGAGGCCGCGGCGGCCCCTTCGGCGCCCACGCCGTGCCTTTGATCACAGACGCCGCCGACATCCAG AACCACGAGCCGACTCTCACGATCCGGCACAGCGACGACTCCGAGCTCAGCGACAGCCCGAGTCCCGAGGAGAAGAAGTCTAAGCGGCAG GACGTGGTACCTCAAGCCCTACTGGACCAGTACCTGTCCATGACCGACCCGTCACGTGCTCAGACTGTTGACATGGAGATCGCCaagcactgcgcctacagcctGCCAGGGGTTGCCCTCACCCTGGGCCGGCAGAACTGGCACTGCCTCCGGGACACCTATGAGACGCTGGCCTCGGACATGCAG TGGAAGGTGCGCCGGACGCTGGCCTTCTCCATCCACGAGCTGGCCTTGATCCTTGGAGACCAGCTGACGGCTGCGGACCTGGTGCCCATCTTCAATAGCTTCCTCAAGGACCTGGACGAGGTGCGGATAGGGGTCCTCAAGCACCTCTACGACTTCCTCAAG CTGCTGCACCAAGACACCCGCCGCAAGTACCTGTACCAGCTGCAGGAGTTCCTGGTCACGGATAACAGCAGGAACTGGCGTTTCAGATCAGAGCTCGCCGA GCAGTTGGTCTTGTTGCTGGAGCTATACAGCGGTCAGGATGTCTACGACTACTTGCGCCCCCTGGCTTTCAGCTTGTGCACTGACAGAGTCTCCTCTGTGCGGTGGATTGCCTACAAACTG gtgagtGAGATTATCAGGAAGCTGTCTTCTGACCCACCCCTGGTGGCTGACTTCATGGTGGAGCTGGTCGACAAGTTCTGCCACTCGCCGAAGTGGTCGGGGCGCCAGGCCTTTGCCTCTGTGTGTCAG CTGGTCATCGAGGACGACTGCGTCTCCCTGGAGCAGTTCTCCGAGCACCTGCTGGCCCCGCTGCTCCAGCTGGCGTCCGACCCGGTACCCAACGTCCGGGTTCTTCTGGCCAAGACCATCCGGCAGAGCCTGCTGGagaggg aatactTCCTGCATTCTGCCAACTCCCACCAGGAGGCACTAGAACAGGCCCTGGTAGCCCTGCAGACAGACCTGGACAAGGACGTCAAGTACTTCGCCAGCGTACACCCAGGGAGCACACGCATCAGCGAGGATGCCATGAGCACGGCATCCTCCACATACTGa
- the ppp4r1 gene encoding serine/threonine-protein phosphatase 4 regulatory subunit 1 isoform X2, whose protein sequence is MADLSLLQEDSQEEIDGSLDFVSQDEMLTPLGRLDKYLTSENIFNRQMVARSLLDTLKAVSEDERDCIAVLERVSRLADDSEPTVRAELMEQVPHIAIFCQENRPSIPFAFSKYLLPIVVRYLADQNNQVRKTSQAALLVLLEQELIERVDIESQICPVLVDLTAPDSNDDVKTEAMAIICKMAPMVGKDITERLFLPRFCEMCCDCRMFHVRKVCAANFGDMCSVVGGEATEELLLPRFFQLCSDNVWGVRKACAECFMAVSSATSQDVRRTKLSSLFINLISDPSRWVRQAAFQSLGPFISTFASPSSAGQYFREEGGDGTRTCPPSSGEASETAVSKPPVSLNAEAASDQQGATLSLDSDCSLDLTQEYPYSEVPDHQPHCDVEAPGCCRTEESSVDLGVEGGGEQAAEALASDISCDAEAEPDPDPDPDPVFGDVDGGEASYLDAVENTTIAEDRDTAAPAEAVPGAVPEQELYNSFHYWRTPIPNIDIDLELQEDQGPERASTSPPGHQGAPSLGRKELEEMIENLEPHIDDPDVKAQVDVLTAALRVAALDCHLAGVVPELRDAARGRGGPFGAHAVPLITDAADIQNHEPTLTIRHSDDSELSDSPSPEEKKSKRQDVVPQALLDQYLSMTDPSRAQTVDMEIAKHCAYSLPGVALTLGRQNWHCLRDTYETLASDMQWKVRRTLAFSIHELALILGDQLTAADLVPIFNSFLKDLDEVRIGVLKHLYDFLKLLHQDTRRKYLYQLQEFLVTDNSRNWRFRSELAEQLVLLLELYSGQDVYDYLRPLAFSLCTDRVSSVRWIAYKLVSEIIRKLSSDPPLVADFMVELVDKFCHSPKWSGRQAFASVCQLVIEDDCVSLEQFSEHLLAPLLQLASDPVPNVRVLLAKTIRQSLLEREYFLHSANSHQEALEQALVALQTDLDKDVKYFASVHPGSTRISEDAMSTASSTY, encoded by the exons ATGGCGG attTATCTTTGCTTCAGGAAGATTCTCAGGAGGAAATTGACGGAT CGTTGGACTTCGTATCGCAAGATGAGATGCTGACACCCTTGGGCCGATTGGACAAATACCTTACCAGTGAGAATATTTTTAACAG GCAAATGGTGGCTCGAAGTTTGCTAGACACCCTGAAGGCAGTGAGCGAGGACGAGAGAGACTGCATCGCTGTGCTGGAGCGGGTCAGCAGGCTGGCGGACGACTCGG AGCCCACGGTGCGGGCCGAGCTGATGGAGCAGGTGCCTCACATCGCCATCTTCTGCCAGGAGAACAGACCCTCCATCCCCTTCGCCTTCTCCAAGTACCTGCTGCCCATAGTGGTGAGATACCTGGCTGACCAGAACAACCAG gtgaggAAAACGAGCCAGGCTGCACTTCTGGTGTTGCTGGAGCAGGAGCTTATCGAGCGTGTCGACATCGAGAGCCAGATCTGCCCTGTACTGGTAGACCTTACGGCCCCAGATAGCAACGATGACGTCAAGACTGAAGCCATGGCG ATCATCTGCAAGATGGCGCCCATGGTGGGGAAGGACATCACAGAGCGCCTCTTCCTGCCGCGGTTCTGTGAGATGTGCTGCGACTGCCGCATGTTCCACGTGCGCAAG GTGTGCGCAGCCAATTTTGGGGACATGTGCAGCGTGGTTGGGGGTGAGGCGACCGAGGAGCTGCTG TTGCCCCGCTTCTTCCAGCTCTGCTCCGACAACGTGTGGGGTGTCCGCAAGGCTTGTGCAGAGTGCTTCATGGCCGTCTCCTCCGCCACCTCTCAGGACGTGCGCCGCACCAAGCTGTCCTCACTCTTCATCAACCTCATCAGCGACCCGTCCCGCTGG GTGCGACAGGCCGCCTTCCAGTCCCTTGGCCCGTTCATCTCCACATTTGCCAGCCCCTCCAGTGCTGGCCAGTACTTCAGGGAAGAGGGGGGGGATGGCACACGCACCTGTCCCCCCAGCAG TGGGGAAGCTTCAGAGACTGCAGTGAGCAAGCCTCCAGTCAGTCTAAATGCAGAGGCAGCCTCCGATCAGCAGGGGGCGACGTTGAGCCTGGACTCGGACTGCTCGCTGGATCTCACCCAGGAATACCCCTACTCGGAGGTGCCAGATCACCAGCCCCACTGTGATGTGGAGGCACCAGGCTGCTGCAGGACGGAGGAGAGCAGTGTGGACCTTGGGGTGGAGGGTGGAGGGGAGCAGGCAGCTGAGGCTCTAGCGTCGGACATCTCGTGCGACGCGGAGGCTGAGCCAGATCCGGATCCTGACCCAGATCCGGTTTTTGGGGATGTTGATGGGGGTGAGGCCTCTTACTTGGATGCGGTGGAGAATACGACCATAGCAGAGGATCGGGATACGGCCGCCCCTGCCGAGGCGGTCCCGGGGGCCGTCCCTGAACAGGAGCTCTACAACTCCTTCCATTACTGGAGGACTCCTATCCCCAACATTGACATAGACCTGGAGTTACAGGAGGATCAGGGCCCAGAGCGAGCAAGCACCAGCCCACCTGGGCACCAAGGGGCCCCTTCCCTCGGCCGGAAGGAGCTCGAGGAGATGATTGAGAACCTTGAGCCGCACATAGACGATCCCGACGTGAAAG CACAAGTGGATGTGCTGACGGCTGCCCTCCGGGTCGCGGCGCTGGACTGCCACCTGGCAGGGGTGGTGCCAGAGCTCCGGGACGCTGCCCGAGGCCGCGGCGGCCCCTTCGGCGCCCACGCCGTGCCTTTGATCACAGACGCCGCCGACATCCAG AACCACGAGCCGACTCTCACGATCCGGCACAGCGACGACTCCGAGCTCAGCGACAGCCCGAGTCCCGAGGAGAAGAAGTCTAAGCGGCAG GACGTGGTACCTCAAGCCCTACTGGACCAGTACCTGTCCATGACCGACCCGTCACGTGCTCAGACTGTTGACATGGAGATCGCCaagcactgcgcctacagcctGCCAGGGGTTGCCCTCACCCTGGGCCGGCAGAACTGGCACTGCCTCCGGGACACCTATGAGACGCTGGCCTCGGACATGCAG TGGAAGGTGCGCCGGACGCTGGCCTTCTCCATCCACGAGCTGGCCTTGATCCTTGGAGACCAGCTGACGGCTGCGGACCTGGTGCCCATCTTCAATAGCTTCCTCAAGGACCTGGACGAGGTGCGGATAGGGGTCCTCAAGCACCTCTACGACTTCCTCAAG CTGCTGCACCAAGACACCCGCCGCAAGTACCTGTACCAGCTGCAGGAGTTCCTGGTCACGGATAACAGCAGGAACTGGCGTTTCAGATCAGAGCTCGCCGA GCAGTTGGTCTTGTTGCTGGAGCTATACAGCGGTCAGGATGTCTACGACTACTTGCGCCCCCTGGCTTTCAGCTTGTGCACTGACAGAGTCTCCTCTGTGCGGTGGATTGCCTACAAACTG gtgagtGAGATTATCAGGAAGCTGTCTTCTGACCCACCCCTGGTGGCTGACTTCATGGTGGAGCTGGTCGACAAGTTCTGCCACTCGCCGAAGTGGTCGGGGCGCCAGGCCTTTGCCTCTGTGTGTCAG CTGGTCATCGAGGACGACTGCGTCTCCCTGGAGCAGTTCTCCGAGCACCTGCTGGCCCCGCTGCTCCAGCTGGCGTCCGACCCGGTACCCAACGTCCGGGTTCTTCTGGCCAAGACCATCCGGCAGAGCCTGCTGGagaggg aatactTCCTGCATTCTGCCAACTCCCACCAGGAGGCACTAGAACAGGCCCTGGTAGCCCTGCAGACAGACCTGGACAAGGACGTCAAGTACTTCGCCAGCGTACACCCAGGGAGCACACGCATCAGCGAGGATGCCATGAGCACGGCATCCTCCACATACTGa
- the ppp4r1 gene encoding serine/threonine-protein phosphatase 4 regulatory subunit 1 isoform X3, with amino-acid sequence MEREFEPTVRAELMEQVPHIAIFCQENRPSIPFAFSKYLLPIVVRYLADQNNQVRKTSQAALLVLLEQELIERVDIESQICPVLVDLTAPDSNDDVKTEAMAIICKMAPMVGKDITERLFLPRFCEMCCDCRMFHVRKVCAANFGDMCSVVGGEATEELLLPRFFQLCSDNVWGVRKACAECFMAVSSATSQDVRRTKLSSLFINLISDPSRWVRQAAFQSLGPFISTFASPSSAGQYFREEGGDGTRTCPPSSGEASETAVSKPPVSLNAEAASDQQGATLSLDSDCSLDLTQEYPYSEVPDHQPHCDVEAPGCCRTEESSVDLGVEGGGEQAAEALASDISCDAEAEPDPDPDPDPVFGDVDGGEASYLDAVENTTIAEDRDTAAPAEAVPGAVPEQELYNSFHYWRTPIPNIDIDLELQEDQGPERASTSPPGHQGAPSLGRKELEEMIENLEPHIDDPDVKAQVDVLTAALRVAALDCHLAGVVPELRDAARGRGGPFGAHAVPLITDAADIQNHEPTLTIRHSDDSELSDSPSPEEKKSKRQDVVPQALLDQYLSMTDPSRAQTVDMEIAKHCAYSLPGVALTLGRQNWHCLRDTYETLASDMQWKVRRTLAFSIHELALILGDQLTAADLVPIFNSFLKDLDEVRIGVLKHLYDFLKLLHQDTRRKYLYQLQEFLVTDNSRNWRFRSELAEQLVLLLELYSGQDVYDYLRPLAFSLCTDRVSSVRWIAYKLVSEIIRKLSSDPPLVADFMVELVDKFCHSPKWSGRQAFASVCQLVIEDDCVSLEQFSEHLLAPLLQLASDPVPNVRVLLAKTIRQSLLEREYFLHSANSHQEALEQALVALQTDLDKDVKYFASVHPGSTRISEDAMSTASSTY; translated from the exons ATGGAGAGAGAATTTG AGCCCACGGTGCGGGCCGAGCTGATGGAGCAGGTGCCTCACATCGCCATCTTCTGCCAGGAGAACAGACCCTCCATCCCCTTCGCCTTCTCCAAGTACCTGCTGCCCATAGTGGTGAGATACCTGGCTGACCAGAACAACCAG gtgaggAAAACGAGCCAGGCTGCACTTCTGGTGTTGCTGGAGCAGGAGCTTATCGAGCGTGTCGACATCGAGAGCCAGATCTGCCCTGTACTGGTAGACCTTACGGCCCCAGATAGCAACGATGACGTCAAGACTGAAGCCATGGCG ATCATCTGCAAGATGGCGCCCATGGTGGGGAAGGACATCACAGAGCGCCTCTTCCTGCCGCGGTTCTGTGAGATGTGCTGCGACTGCCGCATGTTCCACGTGCGCAAG GTGTGCGCAGCCAATTTTGGGGACATGTGCAGCGTGGTTGGGGGTGAGGCGACCGAGGAGCTGCTG TTGCCCCGCTTCTTCCAGCTCTGCTCCGACAACGTGTGGGGTGTCCGCAAGGCTTGTGCAGAGTGCTTCATGGCCGTCTCCTCCGCCACCTCTCAGGACGTGCGCCGCACCAAGCTGTCCTCACTCTTCATCAACCTCATCAGCGACCCGTCCCGCTGG GTGCGACAGGCCGCCTTCCAGTCCCTTGGCCCGTTCATCTCCACATTTGCCAGCCCCTCCAGTGCTGGCCAGTACTTCAGGGAAGAGGGGGGGGATGGCACACGCACCTGTCCCCCCAGCAG TGGGGAAGCTTCAGAGACTGCAGTGAGCAAGCCTCCAGTCAGTCTAAATGCAGAGGCAGCCTCCGATCAGCAGGGGGCGACGTTGAGCCTGGACTCGGACTGCTCGCTGGATCTCACCCAGGAATACCCCTACTCGGAGGTGCCAGATCACCAGCCCCACTGTGATGTGGAGGCACCAGGCTGCTGCAGGACGGAGGAGAGCAGTGTGGACCTTGGGGTGGAGGGTGGAGGGGAGCAGGCAGCTGAGGCTCTAGCGTCGGACATCTCGTGCGACGCGGAGGCTGAGCCAGATCCGGATCCTGACCCAGATCCGGTTTTTGGGGATGTTGATGGGGGTGAGGCCTCTTACTTGGATGCGGTGGAGAATACGACCATAGCAGAGGATCGGGATACGGCCGCCCCTGCCGAGGCGGTCCCGGGGGCCGTCCCTGAACAGGAGCTCTACAACTCCTTCCATTACTGGAGGACTCCTATCCCCAACATTGACATAGACCTGGAGTTACAGGAGGATCAGGGCCCAGAGCGAGCAAGCACCAGCCCACCTGGGCACCAAGGGGCCCCTTCCCTCGGCCGGAAGGAGCTCGAGGAGATGATTGAGAACCTTGAGCCGCACATAGACGATCCCGACGTGAAAG CACAAGTGGATGTGCTGACGGCTGCCCTCCGGGTCGCGGCGCTGGACTGCCACCTGGCAGGGGTGGTGCCAGAGCTCCGGGACGCTGCCCGAGGCCGCGGCGGCCCCTTCGGCGCCCACGCCGTGCCTTTGATCACAGACGCCGCCGACATCCAG AACCACGAGCCGACTCTCACGATCCGGCACAGCGACGACTCCGAGCTCAGCGACAGCCCGAGTCCCGAGGAGAAGAAGTCTAAGCGGCAG GACGTGGTACCTCAAGCCCTACTGGACCAGTACCTGTCCATGACCGACCCGTCACGTGCTCAGACTGTTGACATGGAGATCGCCaagcactgcgcctacagcctGCCAGGGGTTGCCCTCACCCTGGGCCGGCAGAACTGGCACTGCCTCCGGGACACCTATGAGACGCTGGCCTCGGACATGCAG TGGAAGGTGCGCCGGACGCTGGCCTTCTCCATCCACGAGCTGGCCTTGATCCTTGGAGACCAGCTGACGGCTGCGGACCTGGTGCCCATCTTCAATAGCTTCCTCAAGGACCTGGACGAGGTGCGGATAGGGGTCCTCAAGCACCTCTACGACTTCCTCAAG CTGCTGCACCAAGACACCCGCCGCAAGTACCTGTACCAGCTGCAGGAGTTCCTGGTCACGGATAACAGCAGGAACTGGCGTTTCAGATCAGAGCTCGCCGA GCAGTTGGTCTTGTTGCTGGAGCTATACAGCGGTCAGGATGTCTACGACTACTTGCGCCCCCTGGCTTTCAGCTTGTGCACTGACAGAGTCTCCTCTGTGCGGTGGATTGCCTACAAACTG gtgagtGAGATTATCAGGAAGCTGTCTTCTGACCCACCCCTGGTGGCTGACTTCATGGTGGAGCTGGTCGACAAGTTCTGCCACTCGCCGAAGTGGTCGGGGCGCCAGGCCTTTGCCTCTGTGTGTCAG CTGGTCATCGAGGACGACTGCGTCTCCCTGGAGCAGTTCTCCGAGCACCTGCTGGCCCCGCTGCTCCAGCTGGCGTCCGACCCGGTACCCAACGTCCGGGTTCTTCTGGCCAAGACCATCCGGCAGAGCCTGCTGGagaggg aatactTCCTGCATTCTGCCAACTCCCACCAGGAGGCACTAGAACAGGCCCTGGTAGCCCTGCAGACAGACCTGGACAAGGACGTCAAGTACTTCGCCAGCGTACACCCAGGGAGCACACGCATCAGCGAGGATGCCATGAGCACGGCATCCTCCACATACTGa
- the LOC111850119 gene encoding ralA-binding protein 1-like, protein MKRSRAIRVFRKPSFSKKKDKELKVKVREDKESQEPPATDVVKQWKEKKKQKKKPGAQPEVAFMAMPTPGPVFGVLLAEAVKRTALCDGIQLPAIFRECVDHIENHGMCEGIYRVSGVKSKIEELKAAYDRGAPPRLGEQDPHTVASLLKQYLRELPEHLLGQDLAPCFEEACDHSTQAETVHEFRRLLALVAPPSCLLLAWLFTHMEHIISREADTKMNIQNISIVLNPTVKIGNRVLYVFLTHVPELFGSVSLKPAVRPLRWPNVASVPSLPDTADSIEEEIRRQEFLLNSLHQDLQVGEKDPSKEERLWEVQRILTALKRKLREAEKQEREGEDVKELSCQPSEDLSKEETSENEVINTLLAQENEILTEQEELLALEQGLRRQIATEKEEIERLRAEIADLQSRQPGRCETEECSSDSDSESEDEEELRDILEDLQKQNEELELKNTHLTQAIHEEQEAIIELRVQLRLLRSEQQRQPGPPPPAPTLPHRPETDRPPRSPATKATRIYGPRSPSL, encoded by the exons ATGAAGCGTTCCAGAGCCATCCGCGTCTTCCGCAAGCCCAGCTTCTCCAAGAAGAAGGACAAGGAACTGAAGGTGAAGGTCAGGGAGGACAAGGAATCTCAGGAGCCGCCGGCCACCGACGTGGTCAAGCAGtggaaggagaagaagaagcagaagaagAAGCCCGGTGCCCAGCCGGAGGTGGCATTCATGGCGATGCCCACACCGGGGCCCGTCTTCGGAGTGCTGCTGGCCGAGGCGGTCAAACGGACGGCGCTCTGCGATGGCATCCAGCTGCCGGCCATCTTCAGAGAATGTGTGGACCATATCGAGAACCACGGCATGTGTGAAGGCATCTACCGCGTCTCAG GGGTGAAGTCAAAGATCGAGGAGCTGAAGGCTGCATACGACCGGGGAGCACCCCCCCGCCTGGGGGAGCAGGACCCCCACACGGTGGCCAGCCTTCTGAAGCAGTATCTGCGGGAGCTTCCAGAGCATCTCCTGGGACAGGACCTGGCCCCGTGCTTCGAGGAGGCGTGTGACCACAGCACCCAGGCCGAGACGGTGCACGAGTTCCGGAGGCTTCTGGCACTGGTGGCGCCCCCTAGCTGCCTGCTGCTGGCCTGGCTCTTCACCCACATGGAGCATATCATCAGCAGGGAGGCAGACACCAAAATGAACATCCAGAACATCTCCATCGTCCTCAACCCTACGGTGAAG ATCGGGAACCGCGTCCTCTACGTCTTCCTCACCCACGTGCCGGAGCTCTTCGGTTCCGTGTCCCTGAAGCCTGCCGTTCGCCCCTTGAGGTGGCCCAACGTGGCGTCCGTGCCCAGCCTACCCGACACTGCGGACAGCATCGAGGAGGAGATCCGAAGACAG GAGTTCCTGCTGAACAGCCTGCACCAAGACCTTCAGGTCGGGGAAAAGGACCCATCCAAAGAGGAGCGGCTGTGGGAGGTGCAGCGCATCCTGACGGCGCTGAAGCGTAAGCTGCGCGAGGCTGAGAAGCAG GAGCGTGAGGGCGAGGATGTCAAGGAGCTCAGCTGTCAGCCCTCAGAAGACTTGTCCAAGGAGGAAACATCGGAGAACGAGGTGATCAACACCCTGTTGGCCCAG GAGAACGAGATCCTGACAGAGCAGGAGGAGCTGCTGGCACTGGAGCAGGGCCTCCGCAGGCAGATCGCCACGGAGAAGGAGGAGATCGAACGACTGCGGGCTGAGATAGCGGACCTGCAGAG ccgaCAGCCTGGGCGCTGCGAGACGGAGGAATGCTCCTCCGACAGCGACAGTGAAAGCGAGGATGAGGAGGAGCTGAGGGACATTCTGGAGGACTTGCAGAAGCAGAATGAGGAACTGGAG CTGAAGAACACCCACCTGACGCAGGCCATCCATGAGGAGCAGGAGGCCATCATCGAGCTACGTGTCCAGCTGCGCCTCCTGCGCAGTGAGCAGCAGCGGCAACCAggacccccacccccggccccgaCCCTCCCCCACCGGCCAGAAACAGACAGACCACCGCGGAGCCCAGCAACTAAAGCCACCAGAATCTACGGGCCACGTTCCCCATCGCTATAA